From Thalassotalea psychrophila:
AAATATATGTTCAGGATTTGAACAATCCGAATGTTGCAGCGAAAGCGATAACCGATAATCTAGCGCAAAAAACATCCCCAGCCTGGTCAGCTGACAATGAGTCTCTGGCTTATTTGCTTCGTTCCTCAGATAAAGCGTGTGAGTTAAAGGTAAGGCAACTGGTCAGCAAAGTGCTCAAGGTTTTAGATAACGGCTGTGCGTTTTCAGCAACGCAGAGCCGATTGAGCTGGAGTGTTGATGGCAATCATATACTTTATCCAAAACAACTTAACGAAAAAATAGGTCTATTTAGTTACGATCTTGAGCGCAACAAACCTGCGCAAGTGACGTTTCCTGCCGTAGGTGAACGGGACTTGATGGGAATATACTCGAAAAATAACAAAAAAATTATTTTTGTCAGAAAGTCTGACCAACAATCTGTGTTAATGCAGCTAAAGGATGGTAAAGAAACGGCTTTACACATTCAACAAGGAAAAATACTTGGCATTAACTGGCATTATAACTTTAATAAAATCTACATGACGGTGCTAATTAATGGCCACCATATAAGCCAATCTTATAATATCAATGATAACAGCATTAAGGTACTTGACTACGTTCATTCGCTGTCTCGGTTAAGCATTGATCAGCAACAAAATTCGCTATATTTTAGCCGAGTTCTTAATAAACCCTTTATTCTACAAAGTTCGTTAATTGATGACAGGGCGGTTACCCGGGTAAAAAGCGATGATAAAAACTATTATGGTCGGTATCTGGCAAATTCTTCAGATGTGTTGTTTATTTCAGATCGTTCTGGCGACAAGGATTTATGGTTAAAATACCCGAGTGGTACGCGCAATCTCACTCAAAATTCTGGCAAAGTGTTAGTTTCAGCAGTGTCACTTGATAGCAAGCACTTTGTGGTCAACTTAAAAAATCCAATGAAATACAAATATCAGTTATATTTAGCAAAATTACCTGGTGCCCAATTGACTCTGCTTAACACAGGTGACCTAGAGCCTATCAACCCATCATGGAGTCGTGACAATCAGGGCATTTATTTTTCAGCAACCAGCGAAGCAGGAACCGGTTTGTTTCTCTTAAATATCGCCAGTGGCGAGGTTCGCCAAGTTACTTTCAAAAATGAGGTGTATGCCATGGAAGGTGCTGACGGTATGCTCTATGTTAGTCGTAAAGGGGCTAAGGGTATATGGCAGGTAGACCCTAAAAGTCTGAGCGAAAAGCTCGTCATTAGCAACTTGGCCGAACAAGATTTCGGTAATTATTTTTGGGAAAATAATAGCATTTATTATCTGCTGCGCAGCAAGAAATACGATTACATAATGCAATGGCGACCTGATCAAAAAGATCTGATTATCAAGCAATTCCCTGCACAAAGTATCGTTGAATATTTTGGTATTTCAGCTGCTGATGCACATACATTTTTAGTAACCATACAACGCGCCAATAATGCCAACATTTACTCTACCAGTTTAAAAAACCAACCATAATCGACTCTATTCTACGTTTGACTTTCTCATATAACTTTAAAGTTTAGCTTTTTATATATTTGTAACACGCTGAATACAAAGGTTTAAATTGATCAAAAACAAATCAAAAAATAATCAAAAACAAATAACAGGAGGTAACCTTAACTCTTGCCATTATTGCAGATAAGATGCCGAGCTTAAAATTCTAGAGTTTAGAGTTTGCCGAGTTTGGTTTCCAATATTATTTGATGGTTTTGCATGACATTATACAGTTCACTATATAAATACAGTTTACTTTGGCTGGGGTGCTTTGCTTGCCTTAGCCTTTCATGTTTGGTTAAAGCCGATATTAATGAGACCTTATGGCAAGATGTCCCAATAGTAATGTCTGTTAATAGTAGTGTGACAGAGTCATTGAACGCATTTTCAAACAACACACCTTCAAACATAGTACCAGCAAGCCAGTATCGCTTAGTCGATTTGAATCGCGAATTGTTAAAACAAAAACTACAGCAACACCGACAAATTATTTCGCTACCATTACCTAACGGCGAGTTAATTGATATCGAGCTTAGCGAAAACAGTGTGCTGCCCAATGCATTACAGGCAAAATATCCAAGCATAAAAACCTATACCGGGGTACAAGTTGGCCACCCTGAACATGTTGGCCGCTTTGAATATACTGAGCAGGGTTTTCATGGTGTTTTGCATTATCAAAATGACACTATATATATTGATCCACAACAGTCTGGCAACCAGCAACAATACCTGAGCTACTATAAAAAACATGCGCTTGCACAAACCATTGCAGTAGAAACCTCAGTATTAGCGCTACCGAAAGTAGCCTCAATCCGAGCCATGGGAAACACTAATGTTTCGTCCGTCAATAAAATCTATCGTATCGCCTTTGCCGCCACAGGAGAATACAGTCAATTTCATGGTGGTACTAAGGCTGCAACTATTTCAGCGATTGCGACACTTGTTAATCGGCTCAATCAGGTATTTTCGGTCGAGCTGGGTCTTACTCTGCAACTGGCTGAAAATAATGATGCGGTAATATATCTTGACCCTGATACCGACCCGTTTGATAACGATGATTTTGACGTTTACAACAACCCCGAGGTATTACGCACGCAGCTTGGAAGCGAAAATTTTGATCTTGGTCATGTGTTAACCACTGGAGCTGGTGGCATAGCCTTGGTAGCGGGTGCCTGCGATAACGATGCCTATGAAGAAGGTGAGCAAAGTTTTTATCCGTTAAAAGCAATGGGCGTAACCGGGCGTGAAGCTCCAGTAACCGACAGTTTCTACATCGACTTTGTCGCCCATGAACTCGGTCATCAACTTGGCGCAGAGCATAGTTTTAATTCTGAAAGCGAGTATTGCAACTTTAATCGAGATTGGAATTCGGCTTACGAGCCGGGCAGTGGTTCAACCATTATGGGGTACGCTGGGATTTGTGCGCCGGAAAACGTACAATCCAACTCCGATGCCTATTTTCATGCCCATTCGATTGCTCAAATCCACGATTATTTAACCGCAGACCCTTACTATATTGGCCAAAATTGTGGGCAAACAGTGGCGTCAGACAATAATGCTCCGCAAATTACCTTGTCGAAAGTATTAACTGAAAATGTCACCATTCCAGCAAAAACGCCGTTTCAATTAACCGCCAGTGCCAGCGATAGTGATCAAGATAGGTTAACGTATAACTGGGAACAGTTTGACCTTGGCTCAGCAACTAGCAGTGCTGCTATGATGCAAAAAGACGATGGTATACGGCCATTATTTCGTTCTTTTAAGCCTACGGACGATGGCAAGCGAGTATTACCAACACTTGCCAGTATTTTAAGCGGTGACCTGGTGGCCGGTGAAACTTATGCCACGACAACAAGGGCATTGAACTTTAAGTTATCGGTGCGCGACCAAAAAGGCGCGGTGACTATGCAACAAGTTACGTTGCAAGTTGACGGCAGTGCCGGCCCATTTTCCGTGAGTGCGCCATCTCAGTCTACCTATTGGGCCGCAACCACAACCAATACTATTCATTGGGACGTTGCCAATACTAATGTTGCGCCAATAAATTGTCAGTACGTCAACATTGACTTGTCATTAGACGATGGTGGCCATTTTAGCCAACGCCTGGTAAGCAATGCAGACAATAGCGGCAGCGCAGACGTTAGTACGCCTCAGGGAGTACATAAACAAGCACGATTAAAAGTAAGCTGTAGCGATAATATTTTTTTCGCCATCTCTGCAAAGTTTGAAATTTTTAATAGTACAGCGGCTAATGTTGCGCCAAAAATTACGGCTGTGGTTGAGCAATTATCCACGTTAGAAGATACGCCGCTAGACCTTAATGCCGCGCAATTCAACATTATTGACCCTGATACGCGCTATCCCGAAGGCATTAGTTTATCCATACAACCAGGTCCGCATTATCAGGTTAATGGTAATAAGGTGATCCCTGAGGCTAATTTTTATGGTCAATTACAGCTGCAGGTGATTGCCAACGATGGCACTGATAGCAGTGAACCATTGGCATTAACAGTCGAGGTTATCGCCGTTAATGACCCACCAACAGCAACTGATGATAATTTTAAAACAACGTCCGAAACAATAATCGACTTAGATGTTTTAGCTAATGATAGCGACCTAGAAGGACAAGCCTTAACACTTGCTTCGTTTAATTACCAAGGTAACGGCTTGCTGAGTCTGCACAATAATAAAATTCGTTACCAAAGTGCGCCAGACTTTATCGGTGACGAGCAACTGAGTTATCGAGTCATTGACAGCGCAGGCGCAATATCGAACGCCAACATAGTCATAACGGTTTCGGCTAAACCCAATAATAGCTCTTCTGGCGGCAGCTTATGGCCATTGAGTTTTATTTTTTTGTTGGTGTGCCAATTTTTCCGTTGTTTAAACCTGTCATATAGCATTCAAATTTTACGAAAATTCGGCACTGAACTTAATTCAGCTTGCTGTCATTCAACACTTTTAAACATTTTTAAGCACAATTTAAAAATGTATTTACACCTTAAATAAGAGGACAT
This genomic window contains:
- a CDS encoding winged helix-turn-helix domain-containing protein, whose protein sequence is MITLPYSQYKLGRFTINCHELTIAYGGESIKLPKKLFNLLMLFISNSENTVNTQQAIDIVWQGNEGVGKTGFPQAMWHLRKAFSDLGAENEEVFKTVHKVGYALIINPEPIRKEYELQKRSKVSRLQTFIAAVIALLILVAMSYHLVVQTDKTKVNSARLISHTDLPGIERQPAISPNGRYLAYIWNQQDLVEQIYVQDLNNPNVAAKAITDNLAQKTSPAWSADNESLAYLLRSSDKACELKVRQLVSKVLKVLDNGCAFSATQSRLSWSVDGNHILYPKQLNEKIGLFSYDLERNKPAQVTFPAVGERDLMGIYSKNNKKIIFVRKSDQQSVLMQLKDGKETALHIQQGKILGINWHYNFNKIYMTVLINGHHISQSYNINDNSIKVLDYVHSLSRLSIDQQQNSLYFSRVLNKPFILQSSLIDDRAVTRVKSDDKNYYGRYLANSSDVLFISDRSGDKDLWLKYPSGTRNLTQNSGKVLVSAVSLDSKHFVVNLKNPMKYKYQLYLAKLPGAQLTLLNTGDLEPINPSWSRDNQGIYFSATSEAGTGLFLLNIASGEVRQVTFKNEVYAMEGADGMLYVSRKGAKGIWQVDPKSLSEKLVISNLAEQDFGNYFWENNSIYYLLRSKKYDYIMQWRPDQKDLIIKQFPAQSIVEYFGISAADAHTFLVTIQRANNANIYSTSLKNQP
- a CDS encoding reprolysin-like metallopeptidase, which codes for MTLYSSLYKYSLLWLGCFACLSLSCLVKADINETLWQDVPIVMSVNSSVTESLNAFSNNTPSNIVPASQYRLVDLNRELLKQKLQQHRQIISLPLPNGELIDIELSENSVLPNALQAKYPSIKTYTGVQVGHPEHVGRFEYTEQGFHGVLHYQNDTIYIDPQQSGNQQQYLSYYKKHALAQTIAVETSVLALPKVASIRAMGNTNVSSVNKIYRIAFAATGEYSQFHGGTKAATISAIATLVNRLNQVFSVELGLTLQLAENNDAVIYLDPDTDPFDNDDFDVYNNPEVLRTQLGSENFDLGHVLTTGAGGIALVAGACDNDAYEEGEQSFYPLKAMGVTGREAPVTDSFYIDFVAHELGHQLGAEHSFNSESEYCNFNRDWNSAYEPGSGSTIMGYAGICAPENVQSNSDAYFHAHSIAQIHDYLTADPYYIGQNCGQTVASDNNAPQITLSKVLTENVTIPAKTPFQLTASASDSDQDRLTYNWEQFDLGSATSSAAMMQKDDGIRPLFRSFKPTDDGKRVLPTLASILSGDLVAGETYATTTRALNFKLSVRDQKGAVTMQQVTLQVDGSAGPFSVSAPSQSTYWAATTTNTIHWDVANTNVAPINCQYVNIDLSLDDGGHFSQRLVSNADNSGSADVSTPQGVHKQARLKVSCSDNIFFAISAKFEIFNSTAANVAPKITAVVEQLSTLEDTPLDLNAAQFNIIDPDTRYPEGISLSIQPGPHYQVNGNKVIPEANFYGQLQLQVIANDGTDSSEPLALTVEVIAVNDPPTATDDNFKTTSETIIDLDVLANDSDLEGQALTLASFNYQGNGLLSLHNNKIRYQSAPDFIGDEQLSYRVIDSAGAISNANIVITVSAKPNNSSSGGSLWPLSFIFLLVCQFFRCLNLSYSIQILRKFGTELNSACCHSTLLNIFKHNLKMYLHLK